A window from Theobroma cacao cultivar B97-61/B2 chromosome 3, Criollo_cocoa_genome_V2, whole genome shotgun sequence encodes these proteins:
- the LOC18606444 gene encoding calcium-dependent protein kinase 26 — protein MEIVTSNNISLPSIQFCNCYKVASLAKTIMDTTQISNLRDQYVLGGQLGWGQFGVIRACSDKLTGEVLACKSIAKDRLVTPDDFCSIKLEIEIMTRLSGHPNVVDLKAVYEDEDFVHLVMELCAGGELFHRLEKYGSFSEFEARVLFKHLMEVVKYCHDNGIVHRDLKPENILLATKSSSSPIKLADFGLATYIKQGQSLHGTVGSPFYIAPEVLAGGYNQAADVWSAGVILYILLSGMPPFGGKTKSKIFDAVRAAELRFPTDPWDHISVSARDLITRMLCVDPSKRLTAAKVLAHPWVEDCREVAEEALKHDNLDCRELEVGGGSFAMPFVDRNQDYSFSDGSPVSANGQLGTPAFTCKSSFSSFLVENASPCSESVGFSFSSCCQSSAAEFSSTIPSMPSFTFFSPTAAVEPLKISLEAKAETSKMGKEYGESNLVKLFMLPDTSVAVKHKTGEVEQKTEIRRGGSNGSRLAGIHSKRNHTIGLGEFDHFDLVVTESVIRWASCTHIPTAPSLRLSLVC, from the exons ATGGAAATTGTCACTAGCAATAACATTAGCCTTCCTTCAATCCAATTCTGCAACTGTTACAAGGTTGCGAGCCTTGCTAAGACAATTATGGACACAACTCAAATATCAAATTTGCGAGATCAGTATGTTCTTGGAGGGCAATTAGGATGGGGGCAATTTGGTGTGATTAGGGCATGCTCTGACAAGTTAACTGGTGAGGTTTTGGCTTGCAAGTCCATTGCTAAAGATAGGTTGGTCACACCAGATGATTTCTGCAGCATCAAGCTTGAGATTGAAATAATGACTAGGTTATCTGGGCACCCAAATGTTGTGGATCTCAAGGCAGTTTATGAAGATGAGGACTTTGTGCACTTGGTGATGGAGTTATGTGCAGGAGGGGAACTTTTCCACCGGCTTGAGAAATATGGGAGTTTTTCTGAGTTTGAGGCTCGTGTTCTTTTTAAGCATTTGATGGAAGTGGTCAAGTACTGTCATGATAATGGCATTGTTCATAGAGATCTCAAACCAGAAAATATTCTCTTAGCAACTAAATCCTCGTCATCTCCAATTAAACTGGCAGATTTTGGTCTTGCAACCTATATAAAACAGG GGCAAAGTTTGCATGGTACTGTTGGTAGCCCATTTTATATAGCGCCAGAGGTTTTGGCAGGGGGTTATAATCAAGCTGCTGATGTATGGAGTGCAGGAGTTATTTTGTATATTCTTCTAAGTGGGATGCCTCCTTTTGGGGGGAAGACTAAATCAAAGATATTTGATGCTGTTAGGGCTGCCGAACTAAGATTCCCTACTGATCCTTGGGATCACATCTCTGTATCTGCGAGGGATTTAATCACTAGAATGCTTTGTGTAGACCCTTCTAAGAGGCTCACTGCAGCAAAGGTTCTAG CTCACCCCTGGGTGGAGGATTGCAGAGAAGTAGCTGAAGAAGCATTGAAACACGACAACCTTGATTGCAGAGAGCTCGAAGTAGGAGGAGGTTCTTTCGCCATGCCATTCGTAGACAGAAATCAGGATTATAGCTTTAGTGATGGATCACCTGTATCTGCCAATGGCCAACTGGGAACACCTGCATTCACTTGCAAAtcatccttttcttctttcttagtTGAAAATGCAAGTCCTTGCTCTGAATCTGTGGGTTTTTCATTTAGCAGCTGCTGTCAATCAAGTGCAGCAGAATTTTCATCCACAATTCCATCAATGCCAAGCTTTACATTCTTCAGTCCAACTGCTGCTGTTGAACCgctaaaaatttctttggaagCTAAAGCTGAGACATCAAAGATGGGAAAAGAATATGGAG AATCAAACTTAGTAAAGCTATTTATGTTGCCGGATACTTCAGTTGCAGTGAAACACAAGACAGGAGAAGTGGAACAAAAGACAGAAATTCGCCGGGGAGGATCCAACGGATCTCGCCTTGCAGGCATTCATAGCAAAAGGAATCACACTATTGGTCTTGGTGAGTTTGATCACTTTGACCTTGTGGTGACTGAGTCAGTAATCCGTTGGGCATCCTGCACTCATATTCCTACCGCTCCATCACTTAGATTATCCCTCGTATGCTAG